A genome region from Thermococcus onnurineus NA1 includes the following:
- a CDS encoding elongation factor EF-2 yields MGRREEMIAKIKELMTQPERIRNMGIAAHIDHGKTTLSDNLLAGAGMISEELAGKQLVLDFDEQEQARGITINAANVSMVHTYEGKEYLINLIDTPGHVDFGGDVTRAMRAIDGAIIVVDAVEGVMPQTETVLRQALREYVKPVLFINKVDRLIKELKLGPNEILNRFAKIITDVNRLIKRYAPEEFKNQWLVKVEDGSVAFGSAYYNWALSVPYMKRTGVTFKDIVELTNAGDLKTLRQKAPLHVVVLDMVVRHLPNPLEAQKYRIPHLWRGDINSDVGQAMINCDPKGKMVMVVTKIILDKHAGEVATGRVWSGTVKTGQEVYLINSKRKARIQQVGIYMGPERVNMEAVQAGNIVAVTGLRDAMAGETVSVEQIEPFEALHYTSEPVVTVAIEAKNVKDLPKLIEALRQLAKEDPTLHVKIDEETGQHLLSGMGELHLEVKLYRLKTEWKLDVDVSPPIVVYRESVTKQSPIVEGKSPNKHNRFYITVEPLPDAIYEAIREGEIPEGRPKDPKAVAKKLAELGLDYEIAKGIVDVYNGNIFLDNTKGIQYLNEVMDLLVDGFHQAMDEGPLAKEPVMKVMVRLHDAKIHEDNVHRGPAQIYPAIRTAIHCAMMKAGPVLYEPYQKVIINIPYEYMGSVSREINQRRGQLIDMRQEGEVMIIISEAPVAEMFGFAGALRGATSGKALWSTEHAGFKRVPNELAVNIIRQIRQRKGLDPNPPKEQDVCPQQ; encoded by the coding sequence ATGGGAAGAAGGGAAGAGATGATTGCAAAGATTAAGGAGCTCATGACCCAGCCCGAGAGGATTAGGAACATGGGTATTGCTGCTCACATTGACCACGGTAAAACTACACTGAGCGACAACCTGCTCGCTGGTGCAGGCATGATTAGCGAGGAGCTCGCTGGAAAGCAGCTCGTCCTTGACTTCGACGAGCAGGAGCAGGCGAGGGGAATCACCATCAACGCTGCAAACGTCTCAATGGTCCACACCTATGAGGGCAAGGAGTACCTCATCAACCTCATCGATACCCCCGGTCACGTTGACTTCGGTGGTGACGTTACCAGGGCCATGCGTGCCATCGACGGTGCGATCATAGTCGTCGACGCCGTCGAGGGTGTCATGCCCCAGACCGAGACCGTTCTCAGGCAGGCCCTCAGGGAGTACGTTAAGCCGGTCCTCTTCATCAACAAGGTCGATAGGCTCATCAAGGAGCTCAAGCTCGGTCCGAACGAGATCCTCAACAGGTTTGCCAAGATCATTACTGACGTCAACAGGCTCATCAAGCGCTATGCTCCAGAGGAGTTCAAGAACCAGTGGCTCGTCAAGGTCGAGGATGGAAGCGTCGCCTTCGGTTCAGCTTACTACAACTGGGCCCTCAGTGTTCCCTACATGAAGAGAACTGGTGTCACCTTCAAGGACATTGTTGAGCTCACCAACGCCGGCGACCTTAAGACTCTCAGGCAGAAGGCCCCGCTCCACGTCGTGGTTCTTGATATGGTCGTCCGCCACCTCCCGAACCCGCTCGAGGCCCAGAAGTACAGGATCCCGCACCTCTGGAGAGGCGACATTAACAGCGACGTCGGCCAGGCTATGATAAACTGCGACCCGAAGGGCAAGATGGTCATGGTCGTCACCAAGATCATCCTCGACAAGCACGCGGGTGAGGTCGCGACCGGCCGTGTCTGGAGCGGTACCGTCAAAACTGGCCAGGAGGTTTACCTCATCAACAGCAAGAGAAAAGCTAGAATCCAGCAGGTCGGTATCTACATGGGTCCCGAGAGGGTTAACATGGAGGCCGTTCAGGCCGGTAACATCGTCGCCGTCACAGGACTGCGCGACGCCATGGCCGGTGAGACTGTCTCAGTTGAGCAGATTGAGCCGTTTGAGGCCCTCCACTACACCAGCGAGCCGGTCGTTACCGTTGCCATCGAGGCCAAGAACGTCAAGGACCTTCCGAAGCTCATCGAGGCTCTCAGGCAGCTCGCCAAGGAGGACCCGACCCTCCACGTCAAGATCGACGAGGAGACCGGCCAGCACCTCCTCAGCGGTATGGGTGAGCTCCACCTGGAAGTCAAGCTCTACAGGCTCAAGACCGAGTGGAAGCTCGATGTTGATGTCTCACCTCCGATCGTCGTCTACCGTGAGAGCGTCACCAAGCAGAGTCCGATAGTCGAAGGAAAGTCCCCGAACAAGCACAACAGGTTCTACATCACCGTCGAGCCGCTCCCAGACGCTATATACGAGGCCATACGCGAGGGCGAGATACCAGAGGGCAGGCCGAAGGACCCGAAGGCCGTCGCCAAGAAGCTAGCCGAGCTCGGCCTTGACTACGAGATTGCCAAGGGTATCGTTGACGTCTACAACGGCAACATATTCCTCGACAACACCAAGGGTATCCAGTACCTCAATGAGGTTATGGATCTTCTTGTTGACGGATTCCACCAGGCAATGGACGAGGGCCCGCTCGCCAAGGAGCCGGTCATGAAGGTTATGGTCAGGCTCCACGACGCTAAGATCCACGAGGACAACGTCCACCGCGGTCCGGCCCAGATCTACCCGGCCATCAGGACTGCCATCCACTGTGCCATGATGAAGGCAGGTCCGGTGCTCTACGAGCCCTATCAGAAGGTCATCATCAACATACCCTATGAGTACATGGGTTCCGTCAGCAGGGAGATCAACCAGAGGCGCGGCCAGCTCATTGACATGAGGCAGGAAGGAGAGGTTATGATCATTATCTCAGAGGCTCCGGTTGCAGAGATGTTCGGATTCGCCGGAGCGCTCAGGGGTGCCACCAGCGGAAAGGCCCTCTGGAGCACCGAACATGCAGGCTTCAAGCGTGTCCCGAACGAGCTGGCAGTCAACATTATCAGGCAGATCAGGCAGAGGAAGGGCCTCGACCCGAACCCGCCGAAGGAGCAGGACGTCTGCCCGCAGCAGTGA